Proteins encoded in a region of the Labrus mixtus chromosome 19, fLabMix1.1, whole genome shotgun sequence genome:
- the rnf152 gene encoding E3 ubiquitin-protein ligase rnf152, whose product METLSQDSILECQICFNYYSPRRRPKLLDCRHTCCSVCLTQMRSSQKEIRCPWCRGVTKLPPGLSVSQLPDDPDIITVIAIPHASEHTPVFIRLPSNGCYMLPLPIAKERALGLPGELGCRFLPGSQQKGVTVVTVPEQQPLGLGISLESMGMGLEGGESERRVSHPVGAGGKGSTWSGVCTVILVACVLLFLLGIVLHNMSCISKRFTVISCG is encoded by the coding sequence atggagaCTCTTTCCCAAGATTCAATCCTGGAGTGCCAGATCTGCTTTAACTACTACAGTCCCCGTCGGCGGCCAAAGCTCTTGGATTGCAGACACACGTGCTGCTCGGTGTGTTTGACCCAGATGCGCAGCAGCCAGAAAGAGATCCGTTGTCCCTGGTGCCGTGGCGTCACTAAGCTGCCGCCTGGCCTGTCCGTCTCCCAGCTCCCCGATGACCCGgacatcatcactgtcatcgCCATCCCTCACGCGTCCGAGCACACACCCGTCTTCATCCGACTCCCCAGTAACGGCTGCTACATGCTGCCGCTGCCCATCGCCAAAGAGCGGGCGCTGGGCCTCCCCGGGGAGCTGGGATGTCGATTCCTGCCTGGCAGCCAGCAGAAGGGGGTGACAGTGGTGACGGTCCCCGAGCAGCAGCCTCTGGGCTTGGGTATCAGTCTGGAGAGCATGGGGATGGGGCTTGAGGGAGGTGAGAGCGAGCGGCGAGTTAGTCACCCGGTGGGAGCAGGAGGGAAAGGCTCCACGTGGTCCGGTGTGTGCACGGTTATACTTGTGGCGTGCGTGCTGCTCTTCCTCCTGGGCATCGTGCTGCATAACATGTCCTGCATCTCCAAACGCTTCACCGTCATTTCCTGCGGCTGA